A window from Anser cygnoides isolate HZ-2024a breed goose chromosome 1, Taihu_goose_T2T_genome, whole genome shotgun sequence encodes these proteins:
- the SLC25A17 gene encoding peroxisomal membrane protein PMP34 isoform X2, with protein sequence MAGPGAAEGTAAIPAGAASQREPAAAAAMSSVASYESLVHAVSGAVGSVTAMTVFFPLDTARLRLQVDEKRKSKTTPAVLLEIIKEEGLLAPYRGWFPVISSLCCSNFVYFYTFNSLKTLWVKGQHSTTGKDLVLGVVAGVANVLLTTPLWVVNTRLKLQGAKFRNEDIVPTNYKGIIDAFHQIIRDEGVLALWNGTFPSLLLVFNPAIQFMFYEGFKRKLLKRQVELTSLDVFVIGAIAKAVATTLTYPLQTVQSILRFGRHRLNPENRTLGSLKNVFYLLRERVRRFGLIGLYKGLEAKLLQTVLTAALMILVYEKLTAATFTVMGLKRSRRH encoded by the exons atggcggggccgggggcggccgagGGGACCGCTGCGATCCCCGCCGGCGCCGCCTCGCAGCGGGAGCCCGCCGCAGCCGCGGCCATGTCCTCCGTCGCCTCCTACGAGAGCCTGGTCCATGCCGTGTCCGGGGCCGTG ggcaGTGTGACGGCAATGAcggtattttttcctttggacaCGGCTAGGCTTAGACTTCAGG ttgaTGAGAAAAGGAAGTCAAAGACAACACCAGCAGTCCTACTGGAAATAATCAAAGAAGAAGGCTT gCTGGCGCCATATCGAGGATGGTTCCCTGTTAtctccagcctgtgctgctccaattttgtttatttctataCGTTTAATAGTCTTAAAACTCTCTGGGTCAAAGGTCAGCATTCAACCACTGGAAAAGACTTGGttcttggggttgttgcag GTGTAGCGAACGTACTCTTGACCACTCCTCTTTGGGTAGTGAACACACGGCTGAAGCTGCAGGGAGCGAAATTTAGAAACGAAGACATTGTACCAACCAATTATAAAGGCATAATAG ATGCCTTTCATCAGATAATACGAGATGAAGGAGTCTTAGCTTTATGGAATGGTACAtttccctccttgctgctggTCTTCAATCCTGCTATACAGTTCATGTTTTATGAAGGCTTTAAACGGAAACTTTTGAAAAGACAGGTGGAA CTCACGTCTTTGGATGTTTTTGTCATTGGTGCGATAGCCAAAGCGGTTGCCACCACCCTCACTTATCCTCTGCAGACAGTGCAGTCAATTCTGCGG tTTGGACGCCATAGGTTGAACCCAGAGAACCGAACACTAGGCagtcttaaaaatgttttttacctTCTTCGGGAGAGAGTGAG gcgGTTTGGATTAATCGGACTCTACAAAGGCCTTGAAGCAAAGCTCCTGCAGACAGTCCTTACTGCTGCTCTTATGATTCTAGTGTATGAGAAACTGACTGCTGCAACCTTCACGGTCATGGGATTAAAGCGATCACGCAGACATTGA
- the SLC25A17 gene encoding peroxisomal membrane protein PMP34 isoform X4 — protein sequence MKGSVTAMTVFFPLDTARLRLQVDEKRKSKTTPAVLLEIIKEEGLLAPYRGWFPVISSLCCSNFVYFYTFNSLKTLWVKGQHSTTGKDLVLGVVAGVANVLLTTPLWVVNTRLKLQGAKFRNEDIVPTNYKGIIDAFHQIIRDEGVLALWNGTFPSLLLVFNPAIQFMFYEGFKRKLLKRQVELTSLDVFVIGAIAKAVATTLTYPLQTVQSILRFGRHRLNPENRTLGSLKNVFYLLRERVRRFGLIGLYKGLEAKLLQTVLTAALMILVYEKLTAATFTVMGLKRSRRH from the exons ATGAAG ggcaGTGTGACGGCAATGAcggtattttttcctttggacaCGGCTAGGCTTAGACTTCAGG ttgaTGAGAAAAGGAAGTCAAAGACAACACCAGCAGTCCTACTGGAAATAATCAAAGAAGAAGGCTT gCTGGCGCCATATCGAGGATGGTTCCCTGTTAtctccagcctgtgctgctccaattttgtttatttctataCGTTTAATAGTCTTAAAACTCTCTGGGTCAAAGGTCAGCATTCAACCACTGGAAAAGACTTGGttcttggggttgttgcag GTGTAGCGAACGTACTCTTGACCACTCCTCTTTGGGTAGTGAACACACGGCTGAAGCTGCAGGGAGCGAAATTTAGAAACGAAGACATTGTACCAACCAATTATAAAGGCATAATAG ATGCCTTTCATCAGATAATACGAGATGAAGGAGTCTTAGCTTTATGGAATGGTACAtttccctccttgctgctggTCTTCAATCCTGCTATACAGTTCATGTTTTATGAAGGCTTTAAACGGAAACTTTTGAAAAGACAGGTGGAA CTCACGTCTTTGGATGTTTTTGTCATTGGTGCGATAGCCAAAGCGGTTGCCACCACCCTCACTTATCCTCTGCAGACAGTGCAGTCAATTCTGCGG tTTGGACGCCATAGGTTGAACCCAGAGAACCGAACACTAGGCagtcttaaaaatgttttttacctTCTTCGGGAGAGAGTGAG gcgGTTTGGATTAATCGGACTCTACAAAGGCCTTGAAGCAAAGCTCCTGCAGACAGTCCTTACTGCTGCTCTTATGATTCTAGTGTATGAGAAACTGACTGCTGCAACCTTCACGGTCATGGGATTAAAGCGATCACGCAGACATTGA
- the SLC25A17 gene encoding peroxisomal membrane protein PMP34 isoform X3 → MKVRAGEGWHFYTLCSGTFPPFNSGSVTAMTVFFPLDTARLRLQVDEKRKSKTTPAVLLEIIKEEGLLAPYRGWFPVISSLCCSNFVYFYTFNSLKTLWVKGQHSTTGKDLVLGVVAGVANVLLTTPLWVVNTRLKLQGAKFRNEDIVPTNYKGIIDAFHQIIRDEGVLALWNGTFPSLLLVFNPAIQFMFYEGFKRKLLKRQVELTSLDVFVIGAIAKAVATTLTYPLQTVQSILRFGRHRLNPENRTLGSLKNVFYLLRERVRRFGLIGLYKGLEAKLLQTVLTAALMILVYEKLTAATFTVMGLKRSRRH, encoded by the exons ATGAAGGTCAGAGCAGGGGAAGGCTGGCACTTTTACACGCTGTGTAGTGGGACCTTCCCACCATTTAATTCG ggcaGTGTGACGGCAATGAcggtattttttcctttggacaCGGCTAGGCTTAGACTTCAGG ttgaTGAGAAAAGGAAGTCAAAGACAACACCAGCAGTCCTACTGGAAATAATCAAAGAAGAAGGCTT gCTGGCGCCATATCGAGGATGGTTCCCTGTTAtctccagcctgtgctgctccaattttgtttatttctataCGTTTAATAGTCTTAAAACTCTCTGGGTCAAAGGTCAGCATTCAACCACTGGAAAAGACTTGGttcttggggttgttgcag GTGTAGCGAACGTACTCTTGACCACTCCTCTTTGGGTAGTGAACACACGGCTGAAGCTGCAGGGAGCGAAATTTAGAAACGAAGACATTGTACCAACCAATTATAAAGGCATAATAG ATGCCTTTCATCAGATAATACGAGATGAAGGAGTCTTAGCTTTATGGAATGGTACAtttccctccttgctgctggTCTTCAATCCTGCTATACAGTTCATGTTTTATGAAGGCTTTAAACGGAAACTTTTGAAAAGACAGGTGGAA CTCACGTCTTTGGATGTTTTTGTCATTGGTGCGATAGCCAAAGCGGTTGCCACCACCCTCACTTATCCTCTGCAGACAGTGCAGTCAATTCTGCGG tTTGGACGCCATAGGTTGAACCCAGAGAACCGAACACTAGGCagtcttaaaaatgttttttacctTCTTCGGGAGAGAGTGAG gcgGTTTGGATTAATCGGACTCTACAAAGGCCTTGAAGCAAAGCTCCTGCAGACAGTCCTTACTGCTGCTCTTATGATTCTAGTGTATGAGAAACTGACTGCTGCAACCTTCACGGTCATGGGATTAAAGCGATCACGCAGACATTGA
- the SLC25A17 gene encoding peroxisomal membrane protein PMP34 isoform X1, whose amino-acid sequence MKESHSFSSRLMHLVLLESVNKFAPSQVLYELDIFSKSCAILMQTYLGSVTAMTVFFPLDTARLRLQVDEKRKSKTTPAVLLEIIKEEGLLAPYRGWFPVISSLCCSNFVYFYTFNSLKTLWVKGQHSTTGKDLVLGVVAGVANVLLTTPLWVVNTRLKLQGAKFRNEDIVPTNYKGIIDAFHQIIRDEGVLALWNGTFPSLLLVFNPAIQFMFYEGFKRKLLKRQVELTSLDVFVIGAIAKAVATTLTYPLQTVQSILRFGRHRLNPENRTLGSLKNVFYLLRERVRRFGLIGLYKGLEAKLLQTVLTAALMILVYEKLTAATFTVMGLKRSRRH is encoded by the exons ATGAAAGAGTCCCACAGCTTTAGTAGCCGCTTAATGCATTTAGTATTACTGGAGAGTGTTAACAAGTTTGCACCAAGCCAGGTTCTTTATGAGTTGGATATCTTTTCCAAAAGCTGTGCAATATTAATGCAGACGTACTTG ggcaGTGTGACGGCAATGAcggtattttttcctttggacaCGGCTAGGCTTAGACTTCAGG ttgaTGAGAAAAGGAAGTCAAAGACAACACCAGCAGTCCTACTGGAAATAATCAAAGAAGAAGGCTT gCTGGCGCCATATCGAGGATGGTTCCCTGTTAtctccagcctgtgctgctccaattttgtttatttctataCGTTTAATAGTCTTAAAACTCTCTGGGTCAAAGGTCAGCATTCAACCACTGGAAAAGACTTGGttcttggggttgttgcag GTGTAGCGAACGTACTCTTGACCACTCCTCTTTGGGTAGTGAACACACGGCTGAAGCTGCAGGGAGCGAAATTTAGAAACGAAGACATTGTACCAACCAATTATAAAGGCATAATAG ATGCCTTTCATCAGATAATACGAGATGAAGGAGTCTTAGCTTTATGGAATGGTACAtttccctccttgctgctggTCTTCAATCCTGCTATACAGTTCATGTTTTATGAAGGCTTTAAACGGAAACTTTTGAAAAGACAGGTGGAA CTCACGTCTTTGGATGTTTTTGTCATTGGTGCGATAGCCAAAGCGGTTGCCACCACCCTCACTTATCCTCTGCAGACAGTGCAGTCAATTCTGCGG tTTGGACGCCATAGGTTGAACCCAGAGAACCGAACACTAGGCagtcttaaaaatgttttttacctTCTTCGGGAGAGAGTGAG gcgGTTTGGATTAATCGGACTCTACAAAGGCCTTGAAGCAAAGCTCCTGCAGACAGTCCTTACTGCTGCTCTTATGATTCTAGTGTATGAGAAACTGACTGCTGCAACCTTCACGGTCATGGGATTAAAGCGATCACGCAGACATTGA
- the SLC25A17 gene encoding peroxisomal membrane protein PMP34 isoform X5, translating into MTVFFPLDTARLRLQVDEKRKSKTTPAVLLEIIKEEGLLAPYRGWFPVISSLCCSNFVYFYTFNSLKTLWVKGQHSTTGKDLVLGVVAGVANVLLTTPLWVVNTRLKLQGAKFRNEDIVPTNYKGIIDAFHQIIRDEGVLALWNGTFPSLLLVFNPAIQFMFYEGFKRKLLKRQVELTSLDVFVIGAIAKAVATTLTYPLQTVQSILRFGRHRLNPENRTLGSLKNVFYLLRERVRRFGLIGLYKGLEAKLLQTVLTAALMILVYEKLTAATFTVMGLKRSRRH; encoded by the exons ATGAcggtattttttcctttggacaCGGCTAGGCTTAGACTTCAGG ttgaTGAGAAAAGGAAGTCAAAGACAACACCAGCAGTCCTACTGGAAATAATCAAAGAAGAAGGCTT gCTGGCGCCATATCGAGGATGGTTCCCTGTTAtctccagcctgtgctgctccaattttgtttatttctataCGTTTAATAGTCTTAAAACTCTCTGGGTCAAAGGTCAGCATTCAACCACTGGAAAAGACTTGGttcttggggttgttgcag GTGTAGCGAACGTACTCTTGACCACTCCTCTTTGGGTAGTGAACACACGGCTGAAGCTGCAGGGAGCGAAATTTAGAAACGAAGACATTGTACCAACCAATTATAAAGGCATAATAG ATGCCTTTCATCAGATAATACGAGATGAAGGAGTCTTAGCTTTATGGAATGGTACAtttccctccttgctgctggTCTTCAATCCTGCTATACAGTTCATGTTTTATGAAGGCTTTAAACGGAAACTTTTGAAAAGACAGGTGGAA CTCACGTCTTTGGATGTTTTTGTCATTGGTGCGATAGCCAAAGCGGTTGCCACCACCCTCACTTATCCTCTGCAGACAGTGCAGTCAATTCTGCGG tTTGGACGCCATAGGTTGAACCCAGAGAACCGAACACTAGGCagtcttaaaaatgttttttacctTCTTCGGGAGAGAGTGAG gcgGTTTGGATTAATCGGACTCTACAAAGGCCTTGAAGCAAAGCTCCTGCAGACAGTCCTTACTGCTGCTCTTATGATTCTAGTGTATGAGAAACTGACTGCTGCAACCTTCACGGTCATGGGATTAAAGCGATCACGCAGACATTGA